CCGAGGATTGGGCACACCCATTTGACGCAGGATCACCTCCTCCGTAGGGAGGATACCTCGCTCTCCGTCCTCCACTTCTCCATTACGTGCCCATCGTATAAAACTCACCGGCACGGTCTTTTTCGTGAGTTTTACACGTACCATTTACCTCTCCTTCCCTCCCTTTTAATGGGGGATGAAGCCTTTGTACCATTTTGAACGGGTTTTTAACTTTGTCCAAACTATTGGTCTTTTAAATGCATTGTAGCTTTACAGCTTTCTTTTATGTCCTTTGATTAGTAATGCGTTAGTTTCAACCGAATCCTTACATCCTTTTCAATCAATCACTGGATCATATTCTCGTAAAATCATTAATGCTTTATATCAcagtcttggcgcattatggtcaTAGTTACCGCTGTGACAAATAAAACacgaattatcatcatcatcagcttaAGATaatgttagcccaagtttattgtgcatacttcacctgaggaaggggcagtgtccctcccgtgtgcagtttagcagTGGCGCGGGGGGATTTTGttttgatgtctgggaggttgcctttaaaaagttgaggctcttaaataatgcctacagcccaggaaCAAAACAGGGTGTCCTAAACAAAACATGTCCCCAGGGCATGTATTAtaaactccttcctataaagttcctataaactctgcagatgctgaaagatctttcagcaggtataaaatgattgcaggtgacAGACTTTTGTCTTTGTCAGACGAGAaatcaagatatcatgtatgtaatgctgagccacaagaGTGCTTTCAATCTGTGATTTTATAAACTATTTTTGTCCCCACATTaaccaagaaaataaagtgtttcccgttccaagcagccgttgactccTTGCtgcggaaaatcgcggaatttacgaGTCGGTGCTCAGAAGTTTGAAtgtgccgcagcagaaaaccaggggtcTTAGAAATCAtacaaaaatgcagaacaaTGAGCTTGCTTTCCAGCCTGAATCACAAATCGATTTCAACATGTCCTATGCACCCCTAACATCTCTGGAATGACTAAAAACTGTGACTGCTGCAATACACCCCTTGCCATCAACTGTACACATCCTACTGAAATGGACACCAGCAGAAAAATACAAAGCAAATTTCACTTCCAATacaaagcaaaaacaaataCAGAATGAAACCACCTTCAACCCTTCCATCCTTTGCTAATGAATGTGCAACATGAAAATTTCCCGATTCAGTTCACTGCCGCGCACCGTAGCGCGTAGGTAAGTGTTTCCATCTGCCTTTCAGGGTTTAAACAATAaatgtgttttgtttttccttcaGTAGGTGGCACTTCTCGTAATTATGCACTTTGGAAGGCTCGTCAAAATGGCAGCGACAACTGAGCGTTCACTCTTGCAAGAATACCTTGTTGCGCATACATTTATCTGCGGTAGATTCAGAAAGTTGAATGTTTCAGAAAATGTAAAGCCCCCCGAAGATGAACATGGATAAACaaagcaacaactttatttcaatgaTTATTATGATGATTTAATAATTATGATAATGATGAGGAAGAACAATGTGGTTCTTCCAAAAAATTATGTGGTTCAGTCAATCACAAGGACCTGGGCTACACCCTGGTGATTGCTTTAAAAGCTAGCACACTCAAAAAACCATAGTTTACGACTAAAGGGAagacaaaacaaaataaaaaaaactgataCCGAACAACATGATACCATCTAAGTATTTTTGTAGTGTttaataaacttcatcagctcCACAACACAGCTCAGAGACAAAATTTTCTACTGTATTCAATGAAGCTGTTTGAGCAAGATTTTGGTGCAACAAACACTACCAGAAAAGGTTAGAGCTCACCTTCCATCGACCGCGGCTGTTGCCTTGAAGCTGATGCCCAATTCATCGAAGCAGTACTCCATTCTGACCCTGCGCTCAGGACGTCTTTCTAGGTTGATCATGTACACCTGCATGTTACATGGGGTTCCTGAAAAAAGAACTTCTCACGACAGAACGCACATTTTAAGTTCAAGCGTCAAGGTATTACTAAGAGCCCAACAGGGAATCAGAGATTCTGCAATTTCCTGCGGCGAGTGCCCGATAGTCTGGGCTGACGGAGATACGCGAAGACAAAACCtttattaactcgcacgacataGAAGTAAAGTGAAGTTAAGCATCTCGTGGTACTTTGTGCTGTTTTCACAGTATCATAACACAGTTAGCGGAGTAACGGCGGAAAAACAATTGGGCGTTTTTGCAGAACTGTTTTCCCCAAGTAGGAACGTTTAGTCATCGCATGCTTCGCTGTGAGGTTCGCGCCAAACGGGTTATCACTGACGGGAGCAAAACGGAAGTAGAAAACACAGGACGGATGTGAGCTCAACCAGTGTTGGCAAACAAGAGACGTGTGGTAAGTTTATTTTCCTCCGAGCTAGGTGATGCGGGGAAGGGCATTATGAGCCGTAGGTACCTTGGTGAGCCGTAGGGGCGTCTTTGTGGTTGTCCACGGACTGCCACACATGTATAACACTATGCCAACTCGCAGGGAGTCCCAGAGAATAGTCGTCAAAATTTGTAGAACATTTAGACGCGATGAACTATAGCAAAGGCCAGTAAATTTCATAGGGGACGAATGCCCAACGGTAAAAGCCTTCCTTGCATGAACTCGCAACCCCCGATAAAAGCGCGATAACTTATAAAAAAACTTCCGCATTTAGCAGCAACAAAGGTGCTCCAGCTGGCCGTTGGTAGCAATAAAAAAATGGCCACGGGGCTCCAGACATTTTTGCAAACGTACGTTCAGAAATGATTCGCTATGGACAACTGCTCCGTAACTGAGGAAATTTAGCATAAAATTCCGATTAGAATTTCTTGTATCCTCCCACGTGTGTCCCATAGTGACAGTCACAGAACTGCTACACACCTCTTGCCTGCAAATGTCACATCTGCGAACCTACACAAAAATCGTTCCTGGGGGGAAATCTATGTACAGTCAAACCCCCGTACAGCGATATTGACGGTTATCGTAAATTTGATCGTTATACGGATTATATCGCTAACCGCGGGCTGGGCTAAAAATAGCCGCGCCGCATTGTCTATCCGCTGAGATAAGGCAGACTGTACCAGAGTTCACTTTGGAAACCAGCATTTATTGAAAATAGCTTGTTATTTTCGCTTGCTTCTGATTGTTCGTGCGCACTACAACCTCGCGCTCAAGGGCGTCGAGGATTGCCGCGTACTCAACGGGTAGGCCGCGATCCACAACGAAGTCCTTCAGCGCGTCGAGAGCGCGCAGAGCAGCGGCGCACGAAACAGGGGGTGAtgcgtcgtcgtcttcgtctGATGAAGCGTCGTTCACATTCCCATCACGCAATTCGCGAACCTCATTAACGATGGCTTCGTCGGTAAACTCTTCTGTGGCCAGCACATGGTCGTCACTGTTGATGTAGTCTTCCAAAGACACGTCGCGGTCCACGAGGTTTGAGTCCGTTGCTTGTTGCCATAGGCTTCGAATCCCGTCAGTAACTTCATCTTCGAGCAATGTGCCGTCGTCGCAGAGATCGTCATCCGCAGGTACAGGGGGAACAAAGCCCCCTTTGAGGAAACAGTTTCGGATTGTCGACCGGCGCACCTCGTACCACGCCGCATTTACAAACTGCACAGCCATTAATGGCGTCACCTTAAGGTCAGGAACATCGTCCGTTCCTTGCGCCTTGCTTCTGTCTATGTTGAAAATCATGCGGTCGACAACGCGGCGCCTGTAGAACGCTTTCACGTTGGCGATTACGCCCATATCCATGGGCTGTAGTCCAGAGGTCGTGTTCGGCGGAAGAAAGAGCACTTCCACTGACGATAAGGTCACATTAACTTGATGTGCAGTGCAGTTGTCTAGCAACAATAAAACCTTCCTTTGTTGCTTTAACATGTCCCTGTCGAATTCTTCAAGCCACTCTTGAAACAATGCACGAGTCATCCAGGCCTTTTGATTGTGACGGTAGCGGACCGGAACAGATGCGGGGTTGGAAAAACCGCGTGGCTTTTTCGATTTCCCTATCACAAAGGGTTTCCTCCGATCGCTACCATCCATATTCGAACACAGGAAGACAGTAAGGCGCACCTTGCTGTGTTTCCCCCCCGCACAGTCTTCTCCTTTGAGAGCGTGCGTTGCTGAAGGCAGCAGTTGGTAAAACAACCCCGTCTCGTCGCCGTTATAAATGTTGCATTCGGTGTACCTTTGAAAGATGTCTTCAAGATGCTCATCCAGCCATGCCTCCCTGCCTGCACGGTCCATTGATGCACTTTCGCCGACAATCCGTCGGTACGTGATGCCATAGCGGTCCTTGAATCGTTGCAGCCATCCTCCGCAGGGCTTGAAATCTTCATCGAGGAGGTAAGCGAAGTGTTTTGCTTTTGCGGCCAGGACCGGCCCACTGATCGGGATTTTCCGACTTCGGGCGTCGAGAAACCATTTGTAGACTGCTTCCTCGATATCCTCGTACGCGCGATCCCGAATCCTTTTTCGCTTCGCACTCGCTCCGCTGCCGGCTGCTTCTTTCCGCAATTTCTCTTCATTCTTCAGGATTGTTGATATCGTTGACTGCGAAAGTCTGTGCTTCTGTGCCAGGAACGTCACCTTCGTTCCCTGTCGATGGTCATCGATGATGGCGAGTTTCGCTTCCAAAGATATTGCCTTGCGCTTCCTCGGCACAGACGCCATGACCGTCTGTAGGGAACGATGCTCACAAGCTGCCGAAGTGGATGCCTATCAAGCACGAAGAGATTCCCACAAAACAAACTGGCCCAAGAATGCAAGCAGGAGAAATGCAAAACGGGAATTAGGGCAAAGGCGCGATGGTCGGAACCGGGAGCGACCTTGACTTGTGAGTCATTAGGGTCAACAGCCTTGTGAGTCACGGAAAGCACGCGGAGTTCTCCTCCCCGCAATGTGCTCTCTTCGGCGCGCTCGCGGAGGTGTGTAGCACGACGGAAAATGACGATGAGATGCACGTGCGGCAGCGCGGCTGGTATCGCTATACAAGTACTGGGCGTGGAGGATTTCATCGTTATGCGCGGGTCCTTTTTCCATAGAAGCAATGCAAACTTTGACGGTAAAAATGGAAACCATCGTTGTGCGGGATATATCGTTATAGAGAATATCGTTATGCGGGGGTTTGACTGTACCGCGCTGTaccaaagtttacggaacacgctccggcactttggtggtggtggtgatggtgaaagggctcgcagttgtcggcctcaccTATGTGAGAGTGACACGGTAGCAGCGAATGGGaacgtacggacttgcaaacatgTGGCTGGATTACCTAGGCACACATGTGTAAGTCAGTTCGGTCCCATTCACTGCTGGCACTTCACTCTGACAAAGGAAcacgcgtgttccgtaaacttttgtccggcGCTGTACAATTAACTGTAATATACCTGGTCGAAGCCCATTTTGTCTTTTTGAGGAAGCCCTAGAAATGATTCCAGATGGGGTGATGCATATAACCTCTGATCGTTCACTGCAAAGAGAGCAGCATATTTTGAGTGACAGATGATCCATATTCTTGTTTTCACAGAGACCACTTGGACCGCAactttcaattcaattcaattcattttACATCTCAAGGAGGTGGAGATGGGGGACAAACGCTGTGAGACAGTTTTCGCAAGTTCCCATCCCCAAAGCTTGCACTTCAAACTTAGCATAGACAGTAATATGATATATATATTAGTGATAATTTTGGAACGCCCATCACTGCAATAGGAGGATGGGTCGAACACTAGGAAAGTTAGGTTGTGGTTAGTTGTGCTTGTAAGTGCTCTGCATAAATCCAGGCTggcctacaaaaaaaaaaaaaaaaagaaagaaaaaaaaagaaagaagaatctGCAACCCAGCATGCATGTTTTGTGCATGCCGATGTATAGAAACATGAAAATTATTTGACACATTACATTGCAACTCGTCCCATACTGCAGGTAACAATAGCCAATGTAACTGAACTTTGATGCCAGTACAATTGTGTGTCACAGTTGCGAGAGCACTGAGCTTGGATCCCATACGTCGGCAAAACTCACTCGTGagcatgctcattcatgctcactcatgctcaatgtggtgaatgagctgagcatgagtgagcaaaaagagagctgagcacagagtgagtgagcatgagtgaccGGCCATCACAAGTGCCGACCTCTGTCGGATCCTGTttgataattttttttcttggatCCGCATCGGCATCAGCATTATCCAAATCTGCAAATTATTCATTGGTCATTACAACAAGCAAGAGTGCAGAGCTAGTTGCGGTTTTTGGAGatcaataataaaaaaaatttgctCAACAATCAAGAGTGTTGTTTATGGTGTACTGATGATTGCTATACATGTGCCTCAAAAAATAGAAAACAGAACTCATAATACACAACATACCAGTCACTTCAAGCTTCAGGTTCAATAACTCCTGAATTTCATCATCCGGAGATTCTGTAGAAGCAAGGATGTAGCCAAAGAGTTCTTTGTTTGTTACAAACATCTCAATGCCTGCAGAGAAAAGTACCAACGTTCAGTTGGTTTCATTCACGTAGAGCACTCTAACCTCCTTTTAAAAATCTCGGAGCATGTTTGCCGAGACACCTCGTATAATCAAATAAAATTATAAATGCTTTATTTAAAAAAACTTTTTAAGAGCTCAGCAAAAAAGTGATAAAAATActcagggaaaggtaacggaaatGGAAAGGCTATTGCACCGGAAAtatatagcaggtaacggtaacagaaacagcaACAGAAACACTCTGAATACATGAAACAAAAACAATTgacggtaataattcgggtaccgcaggacccgaattattacgATTTTTTACCTGTATCATTTAGATAAATTTGTGAAATAAAGCTGAATGAAGCCAATTAAAACTAACTGATAAAGTAAAGCTAAAACGAACTATCACACTGAAGCATATAAGTAAATTGCACATagtaaatagaagaagcatagttctcATACGTTTATGATGAGTTGCAAGTTGTCAACGTGAGTAACATTCGTGAAAGCCATGTTCATATATTAGCCGTTCAAAGAAGCCACGAATTTTCGAATAAATGTTGTCTGTTGTATGCACATATCCCTAAAGTCCTCAGAGAGACTGAAGAATATATATGCAAAAGCATTAAGTTTTGCCATGGGCTCGGAGcaattccgaaaaaaaaggaggaggaaaaCAACAGGGGGGAGGGGTTTCCAAAATCCGAAACGTGACAGAAACTACCATGGTGGTAGCGGTAACAGAAAACGATCAAgattctgttacctttcccttgATCGATGTCGTTTACCAACTTCCCCATTTGCATCTATTACATAGCACCTACCTGCATATTTTGCAGAATGTGCAAAAGCAATGATGTCATCTTCCGGACCGGTGTAATCCGGCATCTTGTCCGGTACGTAAGTCAGTTCCTTAGAGCTGGCGTGGTTCATGTTTATGAGGACTGCAGAGTGTACCATTGGCACTGGGAAGATTCCATTTTGCTCACGCTCCAGGATCGGCATGTAATCGTCAGTCCGTATGTAGTAGCCCTAGAAAGTTTAGGAAGCATATTTTTGTTACcgttttaaaggagcaatgaaatGTCACTTAGCACTGGCACCCTGGCATGACGCCAAATCTGGCGTGACATAATCAGATCTGTGTGACGTGGCATCAGCTAGCGAGCAGTTGTGAGGTTCCATTTCTCAGTGACAATCTGTCCAAGTGAAAGAGGAGTCAGACTCACCTTTTCATTCATTCCGCACCAAAAGTTGGAGTAGGCACTACGTGAGTCCAACATGGGTGCTACGATGGTTCTAAAATAAAATTTGAAAATTAGCACACTGCGTGTTCATCACACTGACAATGTGATATAATTAAAGCCTGAAGTTCTAGGGTTTAACCCGTTTCTTCCCCGAACTggaggttgcctctttagggtgaaagccgatttttacccggtaaattgccctcactgaaatGTCTGTACGAATGCGCACTAgcatgtttggcagcaaacatAATTACCTCACCGTCTGTACCAaaccagttcagttagtttgagtacgAGCGCCAATTTCttcccaaatttagcatactggaagcttttccacccgaattcgcgtgaatttagagcacatgttgattTTCCCCAATTTTTACGCCCCAAattgggaaaaaaatatttcccaaaaacctCTGGCTCGAAATATGATTAGACTATACAATCCCTGAACTTACTCAATTATAATGAAATAGTACAGGGTTCTACGTCGAGACTGAATGAGAATTGTAGATCATAGTGTCACTCATGATCACGGATGCCTTACGACATAAAGCTGCGCATTAAAGTTTACCGCAAATATTCGTGCTTCCAGGCTTTATGTTTTTCCAGGCAACAGTAACAGTAACAGGAATGGTATACTGCCAAAATTGGAGCATATAATGGTAATAAAAACAGAAAGAGGTTCCACATTCCTGAAACTGGAAGCAGAAACTGAAAAGAAAATGATTGGCTGGTACTGAATTCAGGGATTGGTTATCACTGTGATCCAGTGATGATGaccaatttttttgtttttcctttcttctttttttttctggggactCCATTCTGTAAAATTCGTATAAAATTCCTGTTTTCATTTTATTAAGACATAGCAGATCTGTTTATCTTTGGAGGAGGTCTGGTGATGCAATTACTTGCAAGCTGTATGTGTGACTCTGAAGCAAGGACAAGTTCCATTCTTGGCAATTTGCAGTGATGCAGATTAGGAGGTAAACTATTACATAACATGCATAACTATTCTACGTATCAATATTACGTATTGATAAGTATAGTACACACAGAACATTAGTATACACAAAAAAAGTAATAGAGAAGATATGGTAGCCTTTCTCACTTCCGAAAGGACTCACTTATTCTCCTTTATAAGTTCAGTCAATGTCACAGGATTCACAAGCAGAGCATCACAGTCCAGAAACTGAAACAGGTAACAATCATCTAAACAATCATACGACAAGTTAGTGTAATACACTTAGTTAGTGCTGCTAACAAAAGGAAGCAGACCCAGAAAACTAAGAAATCATGACATCTTACCAACAAATAGTCTGCTGACATCGACCGTGCCAAGTTTAAAGCCTCTTCTCGAAGACGAATCACATGCTTGTAGCGCTCTGCTGTCCAATGCTGCTTCCCGTTTTCGTCGAAGTAGTAACCTCCTCCTTCAGATGTTACGTTAATCTGATGATATGTCTTTAATGAGATACTTCGCCATACTTCGATTATTTCCGCTGTTTTATCGACGTTATGGTCCGTATGTATCCTGAAAAATACCGTGGCATGCGAGCAAAAGCGTGAGACGCATATCTTCTGTGACAACACATCCCGAATGAAATGTCATGTTCATTTCGAGATTCACCATACGCACAAACTTACCACACGCTAATTCTTGACTTAGGATACTGCTGTTGCTCCAAGTAACCAAAAAAGTACGGTAATACGTGGGCTTTGTTGCGTGCAAGAATTGCTACGAGCACAGCAGGCAGCTCGTTTTCAGTGCTGGTGCAGTCGACGAGCGCTAGCATGTACAGTAAACAGACGACACAGAACAAAATCTTTGGCGCACAGTCAACTTTCATGTTGCCTTGTCACTGTCAATATAACAAGCGTGGTTTTCACGAAGCCGCTTGTCAACGTGTGTCGCTCGGAGCGACGCTAACGCAAACAGTAATTTAGCGTCTGCTTAACGTCGAATGGCAGACATTTTAAAACTACCGGGCAACGCGCTAGCAAACGTGTGACGGAAAGAAAACGAACTCAAAACACGTTTTCCGCTGATAACGGTACCACTGGAGCGTGTACCTCATACCCTCATACCTTATTGCCACGCCTATGCACTAGCTCGAACCGAGAGTAGTTCGCGGATGGATACAAGACTTTCGCAGTTTTTTAGTGTAATCATAATATGCTCTTCAGTAGCAAAAGTAGCGAACAAAACTGTTGTTTATAAACCTGTTTGTTAAATTATGTACATTAATTCTTATAATGACGAAATTCATGGCGAAATCTAACCGCACTACACTTTGTAGCGCAAGCATCACGGCAAGCAGATAGCGAGTGGTGGTGTTGTTTACTGCACGGCACGATAGCGGAAGTGGAATGTGACAGCCACGTGCTAGCCTAATATTGCTCAAATTCCATTTTGGGCGATAGGGTGTCAGAGTGGTCTGGGAATCTTCACGAAGTCCAGTTTTGTTGGTTCGGTCGACGGACCAGATAACGTCGCGTTGAGTAGATAAATTTGCCGTTCCATTTGCTCGTTATATATCGTGTTATCGAGTACCGGCGTCTACGTTTCGCCTACGGGGGGACAAGTGGGAaatgtgcccccccccccccgtattcTTGCTCCCTTAAAGTTGTCTTTTTTGCACCCCTTTAGGCgggctcgggggggggggggggggttgctccCACGTAGACGCCGGccaggaaacaaaaaaaaaaaaaaaagagtggcaGGACAGCGAATACATTGGGACCAAAGGAAAACGAGCTTGACGACATACATACGAGTACATGTATgcattggaaaaagaaaaagcaaaacatGTTGTCGTGTGCAAAAAATGCACACGACAACAGCGGACACGCTCGTGTGtcttgtgtgtttttgtttttcccttCCAATATACACCAATCAACTGCCCCTACAACAATGTTCTCAAGCACAACTCTCTATGCTGATGTACAatacacataaaaaaaagaaagggaaaagagtGCAGAGGGCTGTACGCACAAGCACAATCCAACGACACCAAAATATATATTTCACAAAATCGCTATCTTCGTGACACTTTTATACGCATACTTTCTTGATGGAAAGAAAATGTTCTGAGcggagagtcgaaccgaaaatgTTActggttcggttcaggttcgggttcgaCCCTTATGGGTTCATTTCCGGTTCAAGAGTtttgcatcgtacgctatcgcgttagcgtacgtaaggaatagcgtggtggttctgcgcactgcgcgatgctctctttatgttttgcgcgtgcgcaggaccaccaacgctaccccttacgtacgcacaggcgatagcgtacgatgcactaaaactctctattgacaTAGACACAACTACTAGTTTGAAAGAAAGACTCAAACGAAGGCTAGAAACAGGCAGGAAGACACATGTCACAGGGTCCCCGACAAgaaccagaaaccgaaaccgacAAAACAATCCAAATCCCAGCTAGAAAATGGGGACAACGATCAAGCCAGCGGCCAAGCCAAGCGGATCCCACCCACGGACTCTACTCAAAAACTCAAAAGATGCGATAATATCTGGAAATAGCAGATATTCAGTTCACATAATACTGCAAAAGGTTCTTGGTAAATTCTTTAATCGCTTACCAATGCTGCTTGACAGTTTGACGTGCTAGAAAGGAGACTACGGAACAAGTTTTGGAGTTGAAGGCAGACGTCGAAGCGTGCATCCGTGGTGCAGCGGTGCAGCTGTTCGAAGAGTTCGATGCTTCGGTTACACAGTTACTCAAGTGGTCTGTCAACATTTTTCTTCTGTGAAGTTGTGTACGAACTTTGAGAATCAAGTGAAAGGAAACGCGAGGAGCTTGGCCGATACATCCATGAGCAGCAGGTCCGACCCTGGAGTTGGACTGGCGTACACGGCATTTTTTACGTACTACAGAACAGTTGCTTTGTGTGAGTGTCGCCGAACATTTTCTTTTCTGGTTGGAGACAAAAACAGAGAAATCGAGCGGGCTGGTTTTATTCGAAGAGAAGTTGCCTGTATAACCGTTTCGTGCATGACAGTTCCGACGTCCAGGGGTATTCCTTGCAACCCTCCCCCTCCTAATGCCACCCCATATAGCAAGAAAAGCTGCATATATGGGCgcctcccccccctcccttgcCGAGCTGGAAATCTTGGGAGGTGGTGACTTCCTCTGTATTTCCTCCCACAGCACTTCTGCAGCGAATCAAGGCTTATGAGGAGTACAACGGAATACGGATTCCAGTGAAGAAAGTCTTTGTCCTAATGCCGACGTCATGTTGCGTCGCTCCGGAATTGGGTGATGGCAAAGACGACGGAAT
This genomic stretch from Ornithodoros turicata isolate Travis chromosome 9, ASM3712646v1, whole genome shotgun sequence harbors:
- the LOC135369048 gene encoding procollagen galactosyltransferase 1-like isoform X2, with amino-acid sequence MKVDCAPKILFCVVCLLYMLALVDCTSTENELPAVLVAILARNKAHVLPYFFGYLEQQQYPKSRISVWIHTDHNVDKTAEIIEVWRSISLKTYHQINVTSEGGGYYFDENGKQHWTAERYKHVIRLREEALNLARSMSADYLLFLDCDALLVNPVTLTELIKENKTIVAPMLDSRSAYSNFWCGMNEKGYYIRTDDYMPILEREQNGIFPVPMVHSAVLINMNHASSKELTYVPDKMPDYTGPEDDIIAFAHSAKYAGIEMFVTNKELFGYILASTESPDDEIQELLNLKLEVTVNDQRLYASPHLESFLGLPQKDKMGFDQVYMINLERRPERRVRMEYCFDELGISFKATAAVDGRNLNESYLEEHGIRMLPEYRDPYHGRPITAGEIGCFMSHYNIWKDIIENQHRLAIVFEDDIRFEPYFRTKVENVMADARTFDWDLIYFGRKRLSKDGEPYVRGSHLLVHVDYSYWTLCYVITLDGARKLVDAAPLSKMVPVDEYLPIMFDKHPRLKQLHRCTEL
- the LOC135369048 gene encoding procollagen galactosyltransferase 1-like isoform X1; the protein is MKVDCAPKILFCVVCLLYMLALVDCTSTENELPAVLVAILARNKAHVLPYFFGYLEQQQYPKSRISVWIHTDHNVDKTAEIIEVWRSISLKTYHQINVTSEGGGYYFDENGKQHWTAERYKHVIRLREEALNLARSMSADYLLFLDCDALLVNPVTLTELIKENKTIVAPMLDSRSAYSNFWCGMNEKGYYIRTDDYMPILEREQNGIFPVPMVHSAVLINMNHASSKELTYVPDKMPDYTGPEDDIIAFAHSAKYAGIEMFVTNKELFGYILASTESPDDEIQELLNLKLEVTVNDQRLYASPHLESFLGLPQKDKMGFDQVYMINLERRPERRVRMEYCFDELGISFKATAAVDGRNLNESYLEEHGIRMLPEYRDPYHGRPITAGEIGCFMSHYNIWKDIIENQHRLAIVFEDDIRFEPYFRTKVENVMADARTFDWDLIYFGRKRLSKDGEPYVRGSHLLVHVDYSYWTLCYVITLDGARKLVDAAPLSKMVPVDEYLPIMFDKHPRSEWSSHFSVRNLKAFSAYPLLVHPTHYTGEENYISDTEDSTVAVTDPSGHSDNVPPGLTTVGLEKDEL